One Diospyros lotus cultivar Yz01 chromosome 1, ASM1463336v1, whole genome shotgun sequence genomic window carries:
- the LOC127792862 gene encoding probable NADH dehydrogenase [ubiquinone] 1 alpha subcomplex subunit 12, with translation MASVVKSALKAIRERGIGNFLRELREEGYLNCIFDGNLLQTKIHNIGATVVGIDKFGNKYYEKLGDTQYGRHRWVEYASKSRYNASQVPPEWHGWLHFVTDHTGDELLMLKPKRYGVEHKENLSGEGEEYIYHSKGHTLNPGQRDWTRYRSWEPTKA, from the exons atggcgtCCGTGGTGAAGAGCGCTTTGAAAGCGATCAGAGAAAGGGGAATAGGGAACTTCTTAAGGGAGCTCAGGGAAGAAGGATACTT GAATTGCATATTCGACGGAAATCTTTT GCAAACCAAGATTCACAACATAGGTGCAACAGTCGTGGGGATTGACAAATTTGGTaacaaatattatgaaaaaCTCGGAGATACTCAATATG GGAGGCATAGGTGGGTGGAATATGCATCAAAGAGCCGCTATAATGCTTCACAGGTGCCACCAGAATGGCATGGTTGGCTTCACTTCGTGACCGATCACACTGGAGATGAG CTTCTGATGCTGAAACCGAAAAGATATGGCGTTGAGCACAAAGAGAATTTATCTGGAGAGGGTGAAGAATACATCTATCATTCTAAGGGACACACCCTCAATCCTGGGCAGAGAGATTGGACCAGGTACCGATCCTGGGAGCCCACCAAGGCCTAA
- the LOC127804303 gene encoding protein EXPORTIN 1A translates to MAAEKLRDLSQPIDVSLLDATVAAFYGTGSKEERAAADHILRDLQNNPDMWLQVVHILSNTQNLNTKFFALQVLEGVIKYRWNALPVEQRDGMKNFISDVIVKLSSDESSFRRERLYVNKLNIILVQILKHEWPSRWRSFIPDLVAAAKTSETICENCMAILKLLSEEVFDFSRGEMTQQKIKELKQSLNSEFQLIHELCLYVLSAASQRTELIRATLATLHAFLSWIPLGYIFESPLLETLLNFFPVPSYRNLTLQCLTEVAALNFGDFYNLQYVKMYNIFIVQLQTILPPNTNIPEAYATGSDEEQAFIQNLALFFTSFFKCHIRVLESSQENISALLLGLEYLINNSYVDDTEVFKVCLDYWNSLVLELFEAHNNLDNPAVAANMMGLQVPFPGMVDGLGSQLLQRRQLYSGPMSKLRLLMICRMAKPEEVLIVEDENGNIVRETMKDNDVLVQYKIMRETLIYLSHLDHEDTEKQMLRKLSKQLSGEDWSWNNLNTLCWAIGSISGSMMEEQENRFLVMVIRDLLNLCEITKGKDNKAVIASNIMYVVGQYPRFLRAHWRFLKTVVNKLFEFMHETHPGVQDMACDTFLKIVQKCKRKFVVVQVGENEAFVSELLSSLPTTIADLEPHQIHTFYESVGHMIQAESDPQKRDEYLQRLMELPNQKWAEIIGQARQSVDFLKDQDVIRTVLNILQTNTSVASALGTYFLPQISLIFLDMLNVYRMYSELISTSIAEGGPFASKTSYVKLLRSVKRETLKLIETFLDKAEDQPQIGKQFVPPMMDPVLGDYARNLPDARESEVLSLFATIINKYKGAMTEDVPRIFEAVFQCTLEMITKNFEDYPEHRLKFFSLLRAIATHCFPALIRLSSQQLKLVMDSIIWAFRHTERNIAETGLILLLEMLRNFQASEFCNQFYRTYFLTIEQEIFAVLTDTFHKPGFKLHVLVLQHLFCLVESGALTEPLWDVTSVPYPYPNNAMFVREYTIKLLGTSFPNMTASEVTQFVSGLFESRNDLSAFKNHIRDFLVQSKEFSAQDNKDLYAEEAAAQRERERQRMLTIPGLIAPNEIQDEMVDS, encoded by the exons ATGGCGGCGGAGAAGCTTCGGGATTTGAGTCAGCCGATCGACGTTTCCCTGCTCGATGCCACCGTCGCTGCTTTTTACGGCACCGGATCTAAGGAAGAG AGGGCTGCTGCAGATCATATTTTGCGGGATTTGCAAAATAATCCAGACATGTGGCTTCAAGTGGTTCATATTCTATCAAATACACAGAACCTGAACACCAAATTTTTCGCTTTGCAG GTTCTGGAGGGTGTTATAAAGTATAGATGGAATGCACTGCCTGTTGAACAGCGAGATGGAATGAAAAACTTCATTTCTGATGTCATTGTAAAA CTGTCAAGTGATGAGAGTTCTTTTCGGCGGGAAAGGCTGTATGTCAACAAACTTAATATTATATTGGTCCAG ATTTTGAAACATGAGTGGCCTTCCAGGTGGCGAAGCTTCATTCCTGATCTTGTTGCTGCTGCAAAAACAAGTGAAACTATTTGTGAAAATTGCATGGCTATATTGAAA CTTCTGAGCGAAGAAGTTTTTGATTTCTCAAGGGGTGAAATGACACAGCAGAAAATCAAAGAACTTAAACAGTCATTGAACAG CGAATTTCAACTCATTCATGAGTTATGCTTATATGTATTATCGGCAGCGTCTCAAAGAACTGAGCTTATAAGGGCTACGCTGGCAACACTGCATGCTTTTCTTTCATGGATTCCTCTGGGTTACATATTTGAATCTCCATTG CTTGAAACACTTCTCAACTTTTTCCCTGTTCCATCCTATAGGAATCTCACCCTTCAGTGTTTGACAGAG GTTGCTGCTCTTAATTTTGGGGACTTCTACAACTTGCAGTATGTTAAGATGTATAATATATTCATAGTACAACTGCAG ACCATTCTTCCTCCCAATACAAATATTCCTGAAGCTTATGCAACTGGTTCCGATGAGGAGCAG GCATTCATTCAGAACCTGGCACTGTTTTTCACATCATTCTTTAAG TGTCATATTCGGGTGCTGGAATCCTCACAAGAAAACATTTCTGCACTCTTGTTGGGTCTTGAATATCTTATAAACAATTCATATGTGGATGACACAGAGGTTTTTAAG GTTTGCTTGGATTACTGGAATTCCTTAGTTCTAGAGCTGTTTGAGGCTCACAATAATTTGGATAATCCTGCTGTGGCTGCCAACATGATGGGGTTGCAG GTGCCCTTTCCTGGTATGGTTGATGGTCTTGGTTCACAACTGCTGCAGCGACGCCAGCTCTATTCTGGTCCAATGTCAAAATTGAGATTACTAATGATTTGCCGTATGGCTAAGCCTGAAGAGGTTCTGATTGTTGAGGATGAGAATGGGAATATAGTCCGTGAGACAATGAAGGATAATGATGTCCTTGTTCAATATAAG ATCATGAGGGAGACACTTATCTACTTGTCACATCTTGATCATGAAGATACTGAGAAGCAG ATGCTGAGGAAATTGAGTAAACAACTGAGTGGTGAGGATTGGTCATGGAACAACTTAAACACATTATGCTGGGCAATAGGTTCTATCTCTGGGTCCATGATGGAGGAGCAG GAAAACAGATTTCTGGTGATGGTTATTCGTGATTTACTAAATTTGTGTGAGATCACTAAAGGAAAAGACAACAAAGCTGTTATTGCAAGTAACATTAT gTATGTTGTTGGACAATACCCAAGATTTCTTAGGGCCCACTGGAGGTTCTTGAAAACAGTTGTCAATAAGTTGTTTGAGTTCATGCATGAAACTCATCCTGGAGTTCAG GATATGGCTTGCGACACATTCTTGAAGATTGTTCAAAAGTGCAAGCGTAAATTTGTTGTTGTGCAG GTTGGAGAAAACGAAGCATTTGTATCTGAGCTCCTATCAAGTCTTCCAACAACTATAGCAGACCTTGAGCCACATCAGATCCATACATTTTATGAATCA GTTGGCCATATGATTCAAGCAGAGTCTGATCCTCAGAAGAGGGACGAATACTTGCAGAGGCTGATGGAGCTGCCAAATCAG AAATGGGCAGAAATTATTGGACAGGCACGCCAAAGTGTGGATTTCTTGAAGGATCAAGATGTGATCAGGACTGTGCTTAATATATTGCAG ACAAATACAAGTGTTGCAAGTGCACTTGGGACATATTTCTTGCCACAAATTTCATTGATCTTCTTGGACATGCTTAATGTTTACAG AATGTACAGTGAGCTCATATCAACCAGCATTGCGGAAGGAGGCCCTTTTGCATCTAAAACATCTTATGTTAAACTTCTGCG CTCAGTAAAAAGGGAGACACTTAAGCTCATAGAGACATTCTTGGACAAGGCTGAAGACCAACCACAGATTGGAAAGCAATTTGTTCCCCCAATGATGGACCCTGTGCTTGGTGATTATGctaggaacttgcctgatgcAAGGGAATCAGAAGTCTTGTCACTTTTtgcaacaataataaataa GTATAAAGGTGCAATGACAGAGGATGTCCCTCGCATTTTTGAAGCAGTTTTCCAGTGCACCCTGGAG ATGATCACCAAAAACTTTGAAGATTACCCTGAGCATCGTCTTAAGTTTTTTTCCCTGCTACGTGCCATTGCTACTCATTGTTTTCCTGCTTTGATTCGTCTGTCAAGCCAG CAATTAAAGCTTGTTATGGATTCTATAATATGGGCTTTCCGGCACACTGAGCGGAACATTGCTGAAACTGGGCTTATTCTTTTGTTGGAGATGCTGAGGAATTTTCAG GCTTCGGAGTTCTGTAATCAATTTTACCGGACTTATTTCTTGACCATTGAACAAGAAATTTTTGCTGTCTTAACTGACACTTTCCATAAACCTGGGTTCAAGTTACATGTCTTGGTGCTTCAACACTTGTTTTGCCTG GTAGAGTCTGGTGCACTGACAGAACCTCTGTGGGATGTGACATCTGTTCCTTATCCATACCCAAACAATGCAATGTTTGTTCGTGAATATACCATAAAGCTTTTGGGTACATCATTTCCTAACATGACAGCGAGTGAG GTAACCCAATTTGTGAGTGGACTGTTTGAGTCGAGAAATGATCTCTCTGCATTTAAGAATCACATTAGAGATTTCCTGGTGCAGTCAAAAGAATTCTCAGCACAG GACAACAAGGATCTCTATGCAGAAGAAGCTGCAGCtcagagagagagggagcgaCAGAGAATGCTTACTATTCCCGGGCTTATTGCCCCGAATGAGATACAAGACGAGATGGTGGATTCATAG